The following is a genomic window from Episyrphus balteatus chromosome 1, idEpiBalt1.1, whole genome shotgun sequence.
aaaaatcaacttttggctttttggtataaccgaataaatgatacaccaaaaaatcataaaaaattacctgatttcaaaaatgtgggtaccagaagtttttttttttctaataaaaaacctaatagcttattttctgttgggtataaccgtatgatggtaacaaattaaaattctatgtctattcctggtttagaaaatataagtttaagccagatatttttcagccttccctctgccagacgcctttaaaggtttcccaaacaggtttttccatacaaaaaacacctagtttctgtttttttcttataaaattgaaataatatttttttgtttagagtaaccatatgatggccaaatataaactttctctgccttttcctgatttagaaaatgtaagtttaagccagttttgtttcaacctaccctctgccaggcgccctaaaaggtatctcaatagtacgggaaagttagattttgctatatgagggtctgggaaaaaatccgaaatgcattttggtGTTTGGtttatcatttattcggttataccaaaacgccaaaagttgattttttgctgcactttggatgcgtctggcaaaggaaagctgaaaaagatcactgccagactttttccgttgacatactgtggtgcatatctagatatgtgcacactcgaatttcggttatatcaaaactgccaaaatatgctgccggctctcggtctaatacTAGTAACTCGTTAGTACGCAGTTTTATAGCTTAAGCCAAGTTCGCAAATCGAGcttaattttagctcccatacaaaattatcTCAAAAAGGAGATTGCCCGAAAAAAATCCAGCACTGATACGAATGCGACCTACATGGCTTGAAAGAGCATCAATAGTAGATAACAAATATGAACATCTATAAAACCATCCCCGAAACTTGCTGGCTGAATTCATAAGCGCATCACTGCTTTTGCATcacaaatttttgtatggaaagaaAACAGTACCTTACCTACTAAGCATCACGTTTAcaccataaatatttttgatgcaaattttTGAGGCGTTAATAAACTTGGTTTTAATTCCATGAGAtgcagcatcaaaaaataccctaAGATCATTTGCCAGAagctaattttgattttaaatgacGCTGTTAACTTGTTCTTGATTAAAATGCATATGAAAGACAAAGAAGCCACTAGATTTATGTGGAAGTGAgttataacataaaatgattggtATCTTGGACCCATCTTTGATTTTTATATCTACTATTGATGCCCTTTCAAGCCATGTAGGTCTCATTCGTATCGGTGCTTAGTTTCTCCATATATTTTTGggcatttttatttagctgatcaaaaatttatttaagaatttcagCTGAgtcgtttttattaaaatgttgatatttactgttttcccaaaaaaaccaaaaactaaacagCCACCAACCACATGACAACACTTGTAACTCTAGTGCACCCTTGTCCGCCTCTGGGCTAGAACAGTAATATTCTATTTGTGCATGACCTAACTCAACTTCTGCATAAACTTTGTGATAACTGATAAGTAAAAAAATCAGTCATAATAAATACAGAAGATAAACAGTGTTTATTAAACACAATATATAATTCTTATGGGCTATTTTACTGATATTTCATTGACGGTGTTCGTATTATGCATgcgagttgttttttttttttgctttccagGTATTTTTATTAGATAGATAAGGTTCATTTAAGGTTTTATCTTAAGTGAAAGTCTTTTTAATTCAAACCTCAACCTCAAGTTTTTGGGTTCCTTTTTAAAGGTTAAAATGAACGATATATGCCATACATTACACATGTTTGTATAAACATACATCGACTACGATTCgagatatttaagaaaaaaaataacagtttttagttatttcataaaattctattctttgttattttaaattatgttatttttttttattaaatagatGAACTAAGTGGTTCGGCAGTTGTTGCTGGTGGCAAAGGTAAAAAACGCTCCAAAGCAGACAATGCTGCAATGAAAGATTTTGGCGTTGAATATGCCAAATCAGCACGTTCCGCATGCAAGGGCTGCGAACAAAAGATTCTAAAAGATCAAGTACGTATTCGTAAAACAGTCTTTGATACCGAAGTTGGAATGAAATATGGAGGTCAACCACTTTGGCATCACATAACGTGCTTTGCTGAGTTGCGTGGTGAACTTGGTTGGTTAACTAGTGGAGATCTTTTGCCAGGATTCAAAAGTCTTTCTAAAGATGATCAAAAAGCTGTTAAAGATGCTTTGCCGTAAgttaaacaataacaaaaatatttttaaatttgatttaaaatttttgtctgtCTATTCTTAGTGCAATGAAAGCTGAAGACGTTCCCGATGCTAAAAAGCCCAaacttgaaaagaaaaatgaaaaagaacttGCCGAAGAGAAAGAATTAGCCGACAAATTTAAATCTCAAACCAAGAGACTTTGCAAATTCCGTGATTACATAAaagatgaaatgaaaaaatccgAAATACATGAACTTCTTGAAGAAAACAATCAAATGCCACCAAGTGATTCGTCAAAACTCTACGATCAGCTAGCTGATATGTTGGCATTTGGTGCCATCGAACCATGTCCCATGTGCAAGGGAAATCAAATACTATTCCAAAAATCCGGTTACATTTGTAATGGAGACCTAACTGAATGGACCAAATGTATGAATGTAATAAAAGAGCCAAAGAGAAAACCAGTTCATATTCCTTCAGGGTTGAAAGCTAGGTTTTCCTTTTTAAAAGATGTCAAGAAGAAGGTAGAAGTTCGTGCTATTCAATATATTGCACCAAGTGCCTCAACAATAGCCAAAAATATGGCTATGAAAAAAGAGGATGAACTTGATGGGTAACTTATATAACCCAAACAAACAACACAAACTTGTTAACTGatattattttgttctttttcagtCCAAAAGTCAAGCGTGAACGACCTCCTTGCTACCTCTTCCAATTTGCCCATATTAACTTGAAAGATTCTGAAGAAAGTTTAAAGGCACAAATTGCTAAGCTCGGTGGAAAACTTGATACAAAAATCAATGATAAAACTATTGCTATTTTTTCCACCCAAAAAGATGTCGACAAAATGGGCGCTCGAATGCAAAAGGCTAAAGAATTAGGAATTCATGTGATTCCTGTAACTTATTTGCAACAAGTCGAACAAGATCCCTCTGGGGCAGTTCGTTTTATCTCAAGTTCAAGCTTATGTGATTGGGGAACTGATCCATCGGCCCGTTTACCTCAAGAAGAACTAAAAAGCTCCTCATCCAAGAGCATTTATACTAAATCCGTaccaaaatcaattaaattaacTGTTAAAGATGGACTTGCTGTAGATCCCGACAGTGGACTGGATAGAGAAGCTCATGTGTATGTTGATGGAAAGGATAAATATAGCGTTGTGCTGGCACAAACTgatatacaaacaaataaaaattcctACTACAAAATGCAGTTGTTGCAAGCAGATACCAAAAACCGGTAAGTtgtaattttcttatgaaaacttTACTCTACAAttctattatcttttttttttttttcttagatatTGGGTCTTTAAGGCTTGGGGTCGTATTGGAACAACTATtggaaataataaattgaacAGTTTTGATACTGTCCATAGTGCTAAAAGCTCATTTAAAGATgagtatttgaaaaaaactggAAATGAATTTGACGATAGAGACAATTTTGAAAAGGTAAGAGCGCAGTGTGTTACTCTTAAGCTTAATATAGACGATTGGAAGGAATTCCAATATTGGCCAAACTGTCAAAAGTCTTCAAATACCAAGGGAAAAATGTCTGTTTATACGGTaggataattttattaaaaaattagacAAATCAGTGGGTGAAAATCAGCTTACATCTGCCGCCAATTTTACTAGCTGActcggcggacttcgttccaccTTTTCTTGATGGTGGTTcacacaattttcttttttattttttttttataatggttTTTATGCAACTTTGTGTGCATATCGGGGAGGTCTGAGAATCGATCAACATCTATTTTTTAATAGATGGTGGTCcaaccaaatttttgtttgttttgaacgatttttatgaaattttttgaccATATCTGGTTGGCCTGAGAATCGGCAAACACCTTTTTTTCATTGCCCCAAATGGTTAGGGGAAAatgactgatgctctgtcatttcctcAAAGTCTGAATAATTCAATTTTGTCGATAGGACAAATAGAACTCGAGATAtaaccttttttaactaaccatatcggCTTTATTcttctgaattaaaaaaaaaaactgcagtaGCTGCAGAAGTGCAGAACTCAGAAAGAAATTCATTTGGCTCTTGATTCGATGTTTTTATTGCTAATAAATGTAATCCATCCCTATTGTGATTGTCAATtatcaatcgatagttgataaatattaaaatttagtatTTTAAAACCTAATTTGTTTCTAAATCCGTCAActttttaatattacttatcaattttatttcaattctaGATGTTTAAATGATGAAATGATGagtactttaaaaataattgagttACATAAAAGACATCGAATTtcagtattaaattttaaatttgattacacCGGCACGCAAAAAAAAGCATGTACTTCttcttttatatgtttttggaccctcTGAATCTCTGACAACTCCGTTTGGACCGGTTACCCTACTGTTTTgagcaaaatgcaaaaaacgcCAAAAAGTCATACAAATGCAAACAAAGTGCAGTCAAAGCTCAAAACAAGACGTTTACCGGACCAAACGGACTTGAATTTCGGATTCATTGGGCCCAATTACATACAGAAAGGTCCGGTCCCAAGTACatgccactttttttttgttgttgtgtgccggtgttattggTAGGGCCCAATgagttaaatttgaattttttctaaaaaatgttatcttctacagTTCTTTgtgaaattccaaaaaaagtcAACGCGGATATTATTgtgaccaaattatcgaagaaatgaaaaaaagtttccattagggtggttccaaatttttctttagtatttgaaaaaaattgattttccctACAGAGAAAGTTAGTAAAatatcgtttttgaaatatatgtaaAGTTAAATTGGAAATTTTCGCATTAGGAGGCTCAGAAAAATTATGTATAAATGCTGTTTATTAATAATACTATAGCAAAAAACGCGAttaacaaactttctgtgcactaaaatcgtacaaaattttgaaatacattaATACAACCCGCTCCTAGATCGTTGATATATATATAGAGAACAGTAAAAGCAGTAAAGGACTCAAAATAGAGCCCTAAGGGACtcgggtagagttgcctaattttttttttaatgcaatacaaaaaaacgctaattcaaaatattttttttcatcgataaaTTTAATCCAAATGTGAAccacgcgtttttttttttaattt
Proteins encoded in this region:
- the LOC129906481 gene encoding poly [ADP-ribose] polymerase, which codes for MDIIDLPFKCEYAKSGRASCKGCKTNIGKDSLRIAAMVQSAFHDGKQPNWFHEQCFFNKQRPGSAGDIENFENLRFEDQERVKKTIDELSGSAVVAGGKGKKRSKADNAAMKDFGVEYAKSARSACKGCEQKILKDQVRIRKTVFDTEVGMKYGGQPLWHHITCFAELRGELGWLTSGDLLPGFKSLSKDDQKAVKDALPAMKAEDVPDAKKPKLEKKNEKELAEEKELADKFKSQTKRLCKFRDYIKDEMKKSEIHELLEENNQMPPSDSSKLYDQLADMLAFGAIEPCPMCKGNQILFQKSGYICNGDLTEWTKCMNVIKEPKRKPVHIPSGLKARFSFLKDVKKKVEVRAIQYIAPSASTIAKNMAMKKEDELDGPKVKRERPPCYLFQFAHINLKDSEESLKAQIAKLGGKLDTKINDKTIAIFSTQKDVDKMGARMQKAKELGIHVIPVTYLQQVEQDPSGAVRFISSSSLCDWGTDPSARLPQEELKSSSSKSIYTKSVPKSIKLTVKDGLAVDPDSGLDREAHVYVDGKDKYSVVLAQTDIQTNKNSYYKMQLLQADTKNRYWVFKAWGRIGTTIGNNKLNSFDTVHSAKSSFKDEYLKKTGNEFDDRDNFEKRPGCYYPIDVDFAEDVKIDLNAEHKVKSKLDTSVQDLIKLIFDIETMKRTMLEFDLDMEKMPLGKLSQKQLQNAYKVLTEIHGLVQNSGTNSQFIDATNRFYTLIPHNFGVRSPPLLDTIKQVEDLSAMLDSLMEIECAYSLIKNEESGEDVNPIDKHYEQLKTSIEPIDKNSEEFAMLKKYVKNTHADTHKMYELEIVDVFKVARQGEARRYKPFKKLHNRRLLWHGSRLTNFVGILSHGLKIAPPEAPVTGYMFGKGIYFADMVSKSANYCCTSKQNSTGIMLLSEVALGDMFECTSANYVTKLPKNKHSTFGKGRTMPNPAESIVREDGVEIPLGKSLTDPKLQSSLLYNEFIVYDIAQVNIQYLLRMDFKYKY